One region of Armigeres subalbatus isolate Guangzhou_Male chromosome 3, GZ_Asu_2, whole genome shotgun sequence genomic DNA includes:
- the LOC134222893 gene encoding uncharacterized protein LOC134222893 has product MLDHRNIDSWVTIDGQQAYIVYKGQIVSCKYCKEQAHTGISCVQNNRLLVQQSYANVAKQTGPRQPPKKANGAKPPSAKPVGQRSVAPPPASLEAFPELPQPSSQTEPSGSINPTASQPTAPIARTVSPSSLQTQIARSTSSSLRTQPQTAEVVLVDIFKKPKTRCDRKTEPPATTRTIHPHRREAAEAVDARPARNSDATTERHSAVAAKEHIYVTHVEKSLDSRLTALRVHDTTICNVYAPSGTAQRAAREEFFNGTLACYLRHHTDNVILAGDFNCVLRACDSSSSNTSPSLKTAVQQLQLYDVWEKLCPRDAGFTYVCRNARSRLDRIYHLYAQLRLAYDGYYLQPQTITTINRLKGEMLALQRNFSHMFMRINETHVAGEPMSIFQLGDRRRKKNTITQLQTGEDEIIVEPQAIEANLFDFFSRLYSEETAENDGNANNGDDFACERVIPRDDPLNEACMEEIQTAEILSAISASAPKRSPGADGIPREFYLRMFDVIHRELNMLMNEALNGNLPHAFVEGVIVLVKKKGGDNTARAYRPISLLNSDYKLLSRILKNRMKCIMDAHRVLSNGQKCLNTKRNIFQATLAVKDRIANLRHHRSRLGKLISFDLENAFDRVRHSFLFETMRSLGFNEELISLLSNIASRSTSRLLINGHLSRSFEITRSVRQGDPLSMHLFVLYLHPLVCRLEQVCGDDLLVAYADDISVIVTSPWQIEAMREVFRRFGLAAGATTLSGY; this is encoded by the exons ATGCTAGACCATCGAAACATCGATTCGTGGGTAACGATCGATGGACAGCAGGCCTACATTGTTTACAAGGGGCAGATCGTCTCTTGTAAATACTGCAAAGAGCAAGCGCATACTGGTATATCGTGTGTCCAGAACAACAGGCTGCTAGTCCAGCAGAGCTATGCGAACGTGGCAAAGCAAACTGGTCCACGACAACCACCGAAGAAGGCAAACGGTGCAAAACCTCCGAGCGCCAAACCGGTCGGTCAGCGTTCTGTCGCTCCACCACCAGCATCGCTGGAGGCTTTCCCCGAGCTGCCACAGCCGTCGAGTCAGACCGAACCGTCCGGCTCAATAAACCCAACTGCAAGCCAGCCGACTGCACCCATTGCACGAACGGTGTCTCCCAGCTCGTTGCAAACACAAATCGCGCGCAGCACATCGTCGTCGTTGCGCACACAACCACAGACCGCTGAAGTGGTCTTAGTTGACATATTCAAAAAGCCAAAAACGCGTTGCGATCGAAAGACCGAACCGCCGGCAACGACACGGACGATTCATCCACATCGACGAGAAGCAGCCGAAGCCGTGGACGCCCGCCCGGCAAGAAACAGCGATGCAACGACG GAGAGGCACAGCGCTGTAGCGGCGAAGGAGCACATCTATGTCACTCACGTGGAGAAGTCCCTGGACAGCCGACTAACCGCGCTGCGAGTGCACGACACAACGATCTGCAACGTCTACGCTCCCTCCGGCACTGCTCAGCGCGCTGCTAGAGAGGAGTTCTTCAATGGCACGCTTGCCTGCTATCTCCGCCATCACACCGATAACGTCATCCTAGCTGGAGATTTCAATTGCGTGCTGCGTGCGTGCGATTCGTCCAGCTCGAACACCAGTCCATCTCTTAAAACCGCTGTACAGCAGCTGCAGCTATATGATGTGTGGGAGAAGCTATGTCCACGTGATGCCGGTTTTACGTATGTCTGTCGAAATGCGCGATCTCGCCTCGATCGGATATAT CACCTTTATGCGCAACTACGGCTAGCGTACGACGGCTACTATCTGCAGCCACAAACCATAACCACCATCAACCGACTGAAAGGAGAAATGTTGGCACTGCAGCGTAATTTCTCCCACATGTTCATGCGCATCAACGAGACGCACGTGGCAGGGGAGCCAATGTCAATATTCCAATTGGGGgatagaagacggaagaaaaacACGATCACGCAGTTACAGACGGGAGAAGACGAAATCATCGTCGAGCCTCAAGCGATCGAGGCAAAtctgtttgattttttctcGAGACTCTACTCAGAAGAAACAGCAGAAAATGACGGCAATGCCAACAACGGGGACGATTTCGCTTGCGAACGTGTTATCCCACGGGACGACCCACTGAACGAAGCGTGCATGGAGGAGATACAAACAGCAGAAATTCTGTCTGCTATCAGCGCGAGCGCACCCAAACGATCCCCCGGTGCCGACGGGATCCCACGAGAATTTTATCTCCGGATGTTCGATGTCATCCACCGTGAGTTGAACATGCTTATGAATGAAGCACTCAACGGAAATCTCCCCCATGCCTTCGTGGAGGGCGTCATCGTGTTGGTGAAGAAGAAGGGAGGCGACAACACAGCCCGAGCGTACCGGCCCATATCGCTGCTCAACAGCGATTATAAATTGCTTTCCCGCATCCTGAAAAACAGGATGAAATGCATTATGGATGCCCACCGCGTCCTAAGCAACGGACAGAAATGTTTAAACACAAAGCGAAATATCTTCCAGGCCACTCTCGCTGTGAAAGATAGGATCGCCAATCTCCGTCACCACCGGTCGCGTCTTGGTAAGCTCATCAGCTTCGATCTGGAGAATGCCTTCGATCGGGTGCGGCACTCGTTCCTTTTCGAAACCATGCGGTCGCTCGGGTTCAACGAGGAACTCATCTCTCTTCTCTCGAACATAGCCAGTCGGTCCACATCCCGGCTGCTTATCAATGGGCACCTCTCTCGATCGTTTGAGATCACACGGTCGGTGCGGCAAGGCGACCCGTTGTCCATGCATCTGTTCGTGCTCTATCTCCATCCACTGGTGTGTAGGCTTGAGCAAGTGTGTGGGGATGATCTGCTCGTTGCCTAC
- the LOC134222894 gene encoding uncharacterized protein LOC134222894, whose translation MAEHPGGGESTWAFGSRFCGLALDQNELEQTPKRNRGSNRDNNGKKRTAARVTPIENQFTKLMKVDNHNGPRFLILERTDENKTMKTVSPFFIKKAMGTITSNVSISRTREGGLLLKTVNKPQAEKLMKQKLFGGSININVREHPTLNSSQGTIFCADLKMHTDDEILEELQYEHVTEVRRVKRRNTKGELEDSGVFILTFNLASIPSSIDVGFYSCKVKQYIPNPLRCMNCLKFGHKKAVCKGNQVCACCANLYHDSNPCQQGLRCVVCRGDHHTLSKSCPVYKDEFEIQRVRVTEKVTYREARQKRRLQAPDPNPPRLRQPFSSLFKSPNNAVDLQKNNTELEQPYINEASGVKPSSHNPSVTRTAGSRASNQGC comes from the coding sequence ATGGCAGAACATCCAGGAGGAGGAGAATCAACCTGGGCCTTTGGGTCCAGGTTTTGTGGCCTGGCACTAGATCAAAATGAGTTAGAACAGACACCGAAACGAAACAGAGGAAGTAATCGAGACAACAATGGAAAAAAACGGACTGCAGCACGTGTAACGCCAATTGAAAACCAGTTCACAAAGCTGATGAAGGTAGACAACCACAACGGACCACGTTTTTTGATCCTGGAGCGCACGGACGAGAACAAAACAATGAAGACTGTTTCTCCATTTTTCATCAAAAAGGCGATGGGAACCATCACATCGAACGTGTCCATAAGCAGGACGAGGGAAGGCGGACTTCTGCTGAAGACAGTCAACAAACCGCAAGCAGAGAAGCTGATGAAACAAAAGCTATTCGGAGGATCAATCAACATTAATGTTAGAGAGCACCCAACATTAAACAGCTCGCAAGGAACTATTTTTTGCGCAGATCTTAAAATGCATACCGACGATGAGATTTTGGAAGAACTACAGTACGAACATGTGACTGAAGTGAGACGAGTAAAACGTCGAAACACGAAAGGTGAACTCGAAGATTCTGGAGTGTTTATCCTAACATTCAACTTGGCGTCCATCCCGAGCTCCATTGACGTAGGATTCTATTCATGTAAGGTCAAGCAGTACATACCAAATCCTCTTCGTTGCATGAACTGTTTGAAGTTCGGCCATAAAAAAGCAGTTTGTAAGGGAAATCAAGTATGTGCCTGCTGTGCTAACCTCTACCATGACAGCAACCCGTGCCAACAAGGCCTTAGATGTGTCGTATGCCGTGGAGATCATCACACTCTATCCAAAAGCTGCCCAGTGTACAAGGATGAATTTGAGATTCAACGCGTAAGAGTGACCGAGAAGGTAACGTATCGAGAAGCCAGACAAAAGCGGAGATTGCAAGCTCCGGATCCCAATCCTCCAAGGTTGAGACAGCCGTTCTCCAGCCTATTCAAATCGCCTAACAATGCAGTAGACCTACAAAAGAACAATACTGAACTCGAACAACCATACATCAACGAGGCTAGCGGTGTCAAGCCATCTAGCCATAATCCATCGGTTACGCGTACGGCAGGTAGCCGTGCATCcaaccagggttgttaa